Sequence from the Syntrophorhabdaceae bacterium genome:
GGAATGACGGGTCAGGCGCACTTGCCCATATCGAGCGCATATGCAAGGGGTATCGTTTCAGGAAGGTTCAGCACCCGATTATCTGCAAGGGTCAGGTAACGGAGGAAGCGCTGACGCAGTGTTTTGAACTCGGCAGGACGGTAGCCGAGGGCGTCAATGCGGGAATATTTTGAGGGGAGAGATTATGAACGACAAGACGGAAGATATAGAGATCTATCTGAAACCCACTGCGGCGATCGATTCCGATCATGAGACGATACGCCGTGCTGCCATGGAGCTGGCCTCTCCTTTTACCGATGAGTCGGAGAAGGCGCGGGCGCTCTTCTACTTCGTACGGGACCAGATACGCTACAGTGTCTATATGGTCTCTGTCAGGTTTGAGGATTTTGTGGCCAGTACCGTATTGGCCTGGAAGAGGGGCTACTGTGTTCAGAAGGCCATCCTCCTTAGCGCCCTGGCGCGGGCAGCGGGCATCCCTTCGAGGCTTGTCTTCGCCAGGATACAAAACCACAGAGTACCCCGGGAACTGACGGCCCAGACGGGTGTTGATTTCTTCCCCAGCCATGGATACACCCAGCTTTTCCTCAATGGAAAGTGGGTGAGCGTAACGCCTGCCTTTGACAAGGATCTCTGTGAGAAGACAGGGGTGCCTGTTGTTGAGTTCGACGGTGTGCATGATGCGCCGCTTGCCCCCTATGACCTTTCAGGCAATCCCTACATCGAGTATCTTGAAAAATACGAGCCCCAGGCTGACTTCCCTTTAGAGTGGCTGCGAAGCAGAGTTGTCCCTATCTGGGGCGAAAAGAGGTCCTGGCTTACCATGGAAGAATCAAAGGGTCACAGGATGCCGCTGTCGGGCTATGTCTTTCCGCTATGATTATAGCGATTATCCGGCGTTTCACCTTTGACCGGAATTATCCCGGACCTTCCGTCCGGATGAGCATCTGTGCCGGGCTATTCCCCAAAAAGCAGGCTAAGGTTCAGGCTAAGGTTAAGCAAACTCCGGTTCTCCTCAACCTCAACCTGATTTTTCTCGCTCTACGTGACGTATCTGAGATTAATAGACTTGTCCTGGGAGGGAAAAGTGCCAACGGTAAAGGTTAACGACATCAATATGTACTACGAGGTCCACGGCGAAGGAGAGCCGCTTGTAATGATCAACGGCGCAGGGGCAGGCGTTGAGTTGTTCTACGGACGAAACCTGAAGTTTTCCCGGGAATACCGGCTGGTTCTCTTCGACAACAGGGGCGCCGGCAGGAGTGACAGACCCGATATGATCTACACCATGGAATTAATGGCGGATGACCTCGCCGGATTGCTTGATGCAGTCGGCATCGACTCGGCGCACGTCTACGGGATATCAATGGGCGGCATGATAGCCCAGCACTTTGCCCTGCGCTATCCGGAGAAGGTGAGGAGCCTTATCCTGGCAGTTACCTGTTGCGGAGGACCTCGCAGCATCGAGGGATCCGTTACCGATATGGCGCATATTCACGAACTGCCCCTGGAAGAGGCGGTTGAAGCCATGATCCGATTATTTG
This genomic interval carries:
- a CDS encoding transglutaminase family protein translates to MNDKTEDIEIYLKPTAAIDSDHETIRRAAMELASPFTDESEKARALFYFVRDQIRYSVYMVSVRFEDFVASTVLAWKRGYCVQKAILLSALARAAGIPSRLVFARIQNHRVPRELTAQTGVDFFPSHGYTQLFLNGKWVSVTPAFDKDLCEKTGVPVVEFDGVHDAPLAPYDLSGNPYIEYLEKYEPQADFPLEWLRSRVVPIWGEKRSWLTMEESKGHRMPLSGYVFPL
- a CDS encoding alpha/beta hydrolase codes for the protein MPTVKVNDINMYYEVHGEGEPLVMINGAGAGVELFYGRNLKFSREYRLVLFDNRGAGRSDRPDMIYTMELMADDLAGLLDAVGIDSAHVYGISMGGMIAQHFALRYPEKVRSLILAVTCCGGPRSIEGSVTDMAHIHELPLEEAVEAMIRLFVTEEFIDRNPDIFRQIIALMVKYPPVHSGLLKHTQAIATHDTYDRLPEITAPTLVLAGDADRIVPVGNATILASRIPNAELAILKNTGHMLIEAVGEVDRITLDFLGRHRTEN